A single genomic interval of Romboutsia ilealis harbors:
- a CDS encoding Mrp/NBP35 family ATP-binding protein, whose product MTNCNSCPSKNSCKTQATCNIKNNPNNNIKKIIAVMSGKGGVGKSTVTALIAKKLNKMGYKVGILDSDITGPSIPRLMNLQNQRAMSNGKDIYPIESKEGIKTMSINYMVDNENQPIVWKGPMVGNAVKQFYSDVIWGELDYLLIDMPPGTGDVALTVMQSIPISGVVMVSVPQDMISMIVAKAVNMAKMLNIKVLGVVENMSYIQCPDCDKKIKLFEGEETEKFLSEMDLKLLGELPMTKEIVNITHNGVSEISESLDGILTGIVDNIK is encoded by the coding sequence ATGACAAATTGTAACTCATGTCCGTCAAAAAATAGTTGTAAAACTCAAGCAACTTGTAATATAAAGAATAATCCAAATAATAATATAAAAAAAATAATTGCTGTTATGAGTGGGAAAGGTGGAGTTGGAAAATCAACTGTAACTGCATTGATAGCTAAAAAATTAAATAAAATGGGATATAAAGTAGGAATACTTGATTCAGATATAACGGGTCCGAGTATTCCAAGACTTATGAATCTTCAAAATCAAAGGGCTATGTCCAATGGAAAAGATATATATCCTATAGAAAGTAAAGAAGGTATAAAAACAATGTCTATAAACTATATGGTAGATAATGAAAATCAGCCAATAGTTTGGAAAGGACCAATGGTAGGGAATGCTGTAAAGCAATTTTATAGTGATGTAATATGGGGAGAGCTAGATTATTTATTAATAGATATGCCTCCTGGAACTGGAGATGTCGCACTTACAGTAATGCAATCAATTCCTATAAGTGGAGTAGTTATGGTATCTGTACCCCAAGATATGATATCTATGATAGTTGCAAAGGCTGTTAATATGGCAAAAATGCTAAATATAAAAGTATTAGGTGTTGTAGAGAATATGAGCTATATACAATGCCCGGATTGTGATAAAAAAATAAAATTATTTGAAGGGGAAGAAACTGAAAAATTCTTAAGTGAGATGGATTTGAAACTTTTAGGAGAACTTCCTATGACAAAAGAAATAGTTAATATAACTCATAATGGAGTATCAGAAATTAGTGAGAGCTTAGACGGAATACTAACTGGTATTGTAGATAATATAAAATAA
- a CDS encoding glucosaminidase domain-containing protein translates to MNFKKHLMICICLLFMVFSFSILSKNLTISGEDLSSNNIENEIAKNEEVEKLKIEYEELEARRREEDIVEANRVQGVSYLRENVTVISEITEEEMKEVLINTTGSKTMVHLAGAFVECEKKYGVNAFFMAGIVALESGFATSRRAIEDNNLTGYEVYSDSSEGRLFSSHQESVLHTARHLSNNYLKEDAMYYKGLSVDAIQLNYCPDEGEDKRWEEKVDYLASNFLKTYDNLFRADKS, encoded by the coding sequence GTGAATTTTAAAAAGCACCTTATGATTTGTATATGTTTATTATTTATGGTATTTAGTTTTAGTATATTATCAAAAAATCTTACAATTTCAGGGGAAGACTTATCATCAAATAATATAGAAAATGAAATAGCAAAGAATGAAGAAGTTGAAAAACTTAAAATAGAATATGAAGAATTAGAAGCTAGAAGAAGAGAAGAAGATATTGTTGAAGCAAATAGAGTACAAGGGGTTTCTTATTTAAGAGAAAATGTTACGGTAATTAGTGAAATAACTGAAGAAGAAATGAAGGAAGTACTTATAAATACTACAGGTTCAAAGACTATGGTCCATCTTGCAGGTGCTTTTGTTGAATGCGAAAAAAAGTATGGTGTAAATGCATTTTTTATGGCAGGAATAGTAGCACTTGAAAGTGGATTTGCAACATCTAGAAGGGCAATAGAGGATAATAACCTAACTGGGTATGAAGTTTATAGTGACAGTTCAGAGGGAAGATTATTTAGTAGTCATCAAGAATCAGTACTTCATACTGCAAGGCATTTAAGTAATAATTATTTAAAAGAAGATGCTATGTATTATAAAGGTTTATCTGTTGATGCTATCCAGTTAAATTATTGTCCAGATGAGGGAGAAGATAAGAGATGGGAAGAGAAGGTTGATTACTTGGCAAGTAATTTTTTAAAGACTTATGATAATTTATTTAGAGCTGATAAATCGTAA